Within Mucilaginibacter inviolabilis, the genomic segment TGCGAGTTCAAGTGTTTCGATAGCAACCTCGTTACCATCAGCTTTCAAGTCGGTGGATGTAACTTTGGTTGGCCAAGCATTTTTAACTTTCCATACCACTACAGGTGCTAATGTTTCATCAAGCAGACTGATGGTAATGTCGCGGCGCTCAACCGTATTCATGTTGATAGAGTTGTGCCAGTTATAAAACTCATTGTCTGATTTAAACACGCCACGTTTAAGCGTTATGTTGCTGAATTTGCGCTGTCCGGGCATCTTTATTTTATGATACTCCGGGCTTGCGCCGTCGCGGTATTCAATTACATCGTTTGTTATATCTAGTCCGCTTACGTCAGTGAAGCCGATGCGTGTGCCGCCCCAGTCAACACTAAAATGGAATTTCGGAAGTGGGTAATTAGCCATAATATTTAAGTTTTAGATTGATTGATAATTAATTTTTAAATGCTACTATTAAGCTTGTTGCTGAATCTGAGAAAAACGTAGGATGATAAATTCAGCAGGGCGTACCGGAGCCATACCAATTTCAATGATCATTTTTCCATTCAGGATGTCATCAAAAGTCATGGTTTGTCCCAGACCTACTTTTACATAAAATGCTTGCTCGGGTTTTGGCCCGGCTAAAGCACCCTGACGCCATAAATTAGTAAGATAGTTTTCGATCATGGCACGTACGCGAACCCAGGTATTACCGTCATTAGGTTCAAATACAAACTGCATGGCTGCTTTTTTAACTGATTCCTCAACCATGATATAAAAGCGGCGTACCGATATGTATCTGAAATCATTACTATTGCCATCCAGTGTACGGGCTCCCCAAACCAGGATACCTTTACCTGTAAATGCGCGTACCGCGTTAATTGACTTGCCCGAGTCTGTATCAATATTCAGATCTTCCTGGGTGTTGTCATCTACATTTACTAATGGTTCAACTATGGTGTTGACACTAACATTGGCTGGAGCTTTCCAAACGCCCCTGGTGCCATCAACCGATGCATAAATACCGGCCAGGGCTCCGCTCGGAGGTACTACAATGCCTTGATTTGCAATGGCTACAGTAATGTTGCTGTAAATGGAGCTTGAATCATTCAATTGAAGTTCCAGATTTTGCAAACGCAAGTTTACTTCACTAATGAATGCCATCACAGAATTCACAACACTTGAATACAGGTTGTTAACTCTTGTCCTGATGTATTTTACCGCAGCGGCAGCGTCGGCGGGTGCTGGTGTGCCATATATGGTAGGATCTGCCACTACACCTGTAGCATTTGGAAATGCCGGGGTAAAATTAGCTGCAATTGCTGCGCCAACAGCTCCGCCGGGGAAACTTTCATCCAAAAGAAGAAGTTCGCGGATCAGTTGATCCATTGGTGAAATATCAGTTGCGTCAGCCCCAGCACGGATATAACTGGAATGAATATCCTTGGTTGTGCGTCCGCCGTAGATGTGGCTCGGATCAGAATCGGTTAGTGTACTGTTTAATGCCACAAACCCCAATATCATATCTTTAATATATGATAACCGCAGGGTCATTTCAGGCTTATCACTGGTGGAAGGTATCAGGCCATAGGCATCGGTTATTGCCCCTAAATATGGCGCCACATTGAACGGGGCACCAAAACCTGGAGTATTAACAAAAGTGTTGATATGCGTATTCAGGTCAGTTACTGCTCTGTCAATTTGTGTTACAAAAACATTATTAGTTATAATATCTTTTGTAGGCACATTGGTACCGGCAGGCTTTTGTATCTGGATATTTCTATAAGAAAAAGAGTATGACAAACTTGAACGCAACCACGGATAGTAAGCGGCGCCATAATTCAGGTTGGCCGAACCAATGCCATTTCTGAAAACGGTGACAACATCTGCATTGTCATAAGATCTTTCCTGATCGCCATTAAGTATATCCAGTATCGTAAACCTGTCTTGCAGATCAGCGCAAGCTTTTAACGATGTTGTAGCCAGATTATTAAAATCATTGGCACCAAATAAAATAGCATCAGGAATAACTATCAGCGTAGGCTCATCCTCTTTACGTAAAACTTCAAAAGCTCTGATCTTGCCGGCGTCAATAAAATCGGTAATCAGAACTGATCCATCATTTTTGTAGGTACCTACAGAAAGAATATAGCAGTTAACACCGCCATTACTATAAAACATTCGTACCGCGTTATACAACTGGTACCTTGGCGATATGCTTACCGTATCAACGCTATTGTCTGCATTAAGCGCAACATTAGCGGTGAGATTAGGAAAGTCGGCCCCAAAATACTGTACGTATTGAACAAGCGAAGAGATACGTATGGCCTGATTAACCACACTCTTTCCATTTCTTGTTGCAACTTGCGAGTATCCGATAAATATCGGAACCGCAGTGGCCACCTGAGCGATAGATGGCGGAAAGGATGGAATTTCATTCACATAAACCCCTGGAGTTTTAATTGTGCTTTCGTTTATTTGTGACATATTTATCGGTTTTTAAAAGTTTAAAAAGATCTCTGAACATGGATAAGTATCGGTACCCTTGATAATTGTGACGAGCCTCTGAGGATCTGCACAAGCAATTGGAGAATAATCATGATTATTTAAGGTTAATTTTAAATTCAGTGCCTTATTGCTTAAGGGAATTGGCGTAAGAGAGGTTATTACACTTGCGGGATTCGCAAAGTGATATAAGTTTGCTGTATCATTAATATTTCCGGGCTGGTTACTTGCCAGAATATATTTCCAGATGGTAGCCCTGCTTAAAAAGTAAATGCTGTAGTGAGGGGCTGGATTGAGGAGGGCTCCATTACCATCAAGTAAGGTAGAAGAAACTGGCGCAACATCATTAAAAATATCAATTACGGCAAAAGTTTTACCATCAGTAAGTTCATCATTAATGTAGATCCATTGATGAACACCATTAATTGTTAATGAATATTTTCCGGGCTGTAAGAAGCTCAGATCAAGTGTAAATGAGGATGCCGGGTTTGCAAAAGCTATTGTTTTTGAAAGTACTGATTGGGTATAAGCTGTTGTAATGCTATCATAACCTAATACAGATATGCTGACCGATGGTTGCGGAGATCCTAATTGATATACTGATATGGACGGCATCCATTGTAAAGCATCATTATCCGAAAGATACTGATTGTTATCAACCTCCATCCAATGATCGGTATTAGAAAGATCAAAACTATTGCCAGGTTTACTGCTGCTGATAGCCCGGTAGGTAGTACCACTGCCGTTTAATGCTAAATCACCGGGTGCATACGTATTGGCTGCATTATAAGCTGTTATTTTGCTGGTGAGAAAAGTTTTTCCGTTACTGACGTTATTATTTCTATTAGTGAAGTAGTAAATTTTGCCCGGCGCGGTTGACGATAAATTGGTATAGTTAAAAAACACAGGATTATTAAGTTGCATGAAGAAAGTAAATTGTGTACCCTCTTCAATCGCGATGAATGGTTTTGGTGGGTTTACTTTGGCATCACAGTTTGCCCCGGCAATTAGTTGGTTATAATATTGCCTGGCTATTATTTGATGACCACCTAAAGTTTTTACGGTTTGGTTGGAGGCCGAAATATTAAAGTCGGGACACAGTTGATCTTTATAGTAACTATGCAATAGTTCAACAGTGAACAGGTTTCCGAAATTGATATCTATCATAGCGTTTGAAGCGTTTCGTTAACAATAATTTCATGTAACAAAGGAGCATTGCCCTGTTTAAATTCTTCACTTATACTGATCATCCGCATTTTATACATTACAGATGGTAAATACTTTGAACCCAGTATACCCCATAAGTTGTTCATATCCTGGAATGAAAGTGTATTGAGATCCATGATCAGTTTTTCGACTCCGGCAGGTAAATCAGGTGAGCCGAGAGATGTAAATACATTTTGGTATTGGAAAAACTGGATGATGTAAGAAAGCCGCTTTAACGACTCTGTATAAGATGACAGGTTAACTGCGAATAACACATAAAGATTAAGGTATATTTTAGGATTCTTGTAGGTGGTTTCGCTTCCCTGCCGAATATAATTCTCAGGTGATTTACTGATCCTGTCTTCCTCAATATTTACCAGGGTGATGAACGCATTCGAAGGGCTGTTTGTTCCGTTAGATCCAGAGGTATCGCTATCATTCCAAGCAATATTGGCTACCTGAATGAAAGAGTTACTGTTGGCGGGATCCAACTTTAACCGTAGGTAACTATCCAATTGCGTATTCAAGAATGTTAATACCTGATCTATCATGACGTTATAAGGTTTTTATGCGGTTATAAAAATCTGTTTTATAAAAGGGACTTATAAAACAGCAGGTTAATAATTTCAGGGAGAATTATTATGATATAAAGCTAGGTGCTTAATTATTAATTAGCGCGCGTACTTTTACGAAAAATACTTTAAATAGCTGCGTAGTTTTACGCAACTTTTTTGTGTTAGTATGACAGGTGTTTGTTTCTGTTATTGAGGTAGTTATATGGTGTTTCTGTCCGGTTGTAAAGACATGAAAAATTATTTCATTTATCGCGATAAAAAAATGATTGATAACAAAAAAAGGGAGGCACAAAGCCTCCCTTTTTACTACCAGGTAAGAAGTAGAATTAATATCCTGGATTTTGATACATTTTAACCGGGTCTAATTTGGTTTCATTAAACGGAATTGGGAAATATCTGTCTTTAGTCGAGAAATTTGAAAGTAGCGCCGAACCAAAATCAGCCTGTTTTTTGCTATGGAAATAGGTTACCAATTCATCGGTAGTAAATGTTCTTAACAGGTCGAACAAACGATGGTGCTCAAAAGCCAGCTCAACACGACGTTCGTGTAATATAGCCAGTTTAAGCGTAGGATATTTAGAACTGTAGTTAGGATCCAGAGAAGAAACTTCATAAGTTGGCATACCAGCCCTCGCACGTACCATATCCACGTACTGGATAGCGGCGGTATTGTTACCAAGATACATATTTACTTCGGCAAGCATCAGGATCACATCGGCATAACGCATCAGAATCCAATCATTTCCGCCATAGCCGTTTTTACCTGCTCCAGAACTTACATCCCTGAATTTGGTAACGAACCAATCTTTAACAGTAGCATCATTGGCAAATTTGATAGAGAATGCACCACGCGGATCATTAGGTTCATAGTCATTCACCAGGTCATGTGTTACATTGTTACCAACACCTGTTGATGTTTTTTGAGAGTTAATAGTTTCGCCTTTAGCCTGATTATTTGCCGCTATGCTTGAGCTATAAATAGGATCTCCCTGGATATTTACAATTTGCCAGATCAATTCCGGGCAGGTAGACTTCTTTGTTACATCAAATACATCAGTGTATGGAATATCCTTTAAGTTGGCAAAGGTTTTGGCATTATATGCTGCAGTGAGACTTGTTAAAGCATTATTTAAATTAGCAGTTTTGTTTGCCGCATCCAGTGTTGTAGCCATAGTTAAATAAACCTGGCCCAGCAAAGTATTTACAGCGGCAAGTGATATACGACCAATAGTACCAGTAGCCTGGGTAGCAGGTAGCGGGCTACCCTGGGCGTCTTTTAAATCAGCAACTATCTGCGCATAAACTGTTGCCTGTGGCGAGCGGAAGGTATTTGCAGTAACATCGGCAGTACTGATCAATTGTTTGGTAACCAATGGCACATCGCCCCATTCGCGTACCATATGAAAATAGATCAGGGCACGTATAAATTCGGCCTCTGCCTTATATTGTTGTTTGGTTTCGGGCTTTGCAAAGGTTACCTTATCAATATTTGACAATACGATATTGCAATTTGATATAACCGTATACATATTCAACCAATGGGTGTATAAATAGCTGTTGGTCGGTATCAGCGAAAAATTGTTGAACCCAAAAGGTTCGCCGGCGTTTGATTGATTGTCGTTGGTTCCAGTATCGTCAGACCGCTGATCCGTCCACAGGTCGCTACCTTCGCCTATTGTATTACCGCTTCTCAATAAGGAATAACAGCCATTAACTGCTAATAATACGTCGTTCTCAGTTTTAAAGGAAGTGGCTATTACGCTGGCATCAGGGTTGCTTTGCTGTAGAAAATCCTTTTTGCAGGAACCCAGCATAAATAATGCTGCCAGGCACATTAGTTTTATATTTATATTCTTCATGTTGATCAAGAATTGATTTTTTTAATTAAAAAGTTGCTTTAACACCCAGATTGTATGAGCGTACCAATGGGTAAACGCCATAATCAATACCCGGAGCAAGATTAGCACCCTGTGAACCGCTATTGGTGTAATTGTAATTAACCTCAGGATTATAGCCTTTGTATTTGGTAATAGTAAAGCCGTTGTTAATTGAGCCGTATACTTTAAGGCCGCTTAAACCCAAATTACGACTTATGTAGTCTGACTTAATGGTATAACCAATGGTTGTATTGGTATTTCTCAGGAAAGAGCCACTCTGCAAATAAAATGTTGACAACCTGGTACTATTACTTTGCGTGCTGCCGCGTGATGCACGGTAAACAGATCCATCGCCCGGATCAGCGGCGTTACGGTAGCGGTTGGCAACATCCTCGTATTGGTTACCTGAGCCTTCCATATTGTACAGATAGTAATCCTGTCCGTCAAGCACCTGGTTGCCATATGAACCGGCAAATGCCGAACTGAAGAAGAAGCCCTTATAAGTTGCATTGATAGCAAAACCATAAGTGAATTTTGGATATGGAGTGCCAATAACACCTGCATCTTTACTATCAACTACACCATCGCCGTTAACATCTTTAAAATAAAGATCGCCTGCCTGCAGCGGAGTTGTTGAAAATGTAGAAATTGGTGGCCCCTTGATTTTATAACCTGCAGGGTAAGAGTGCGTAGCTGAATTATAGTTTGCTTTATCGGCAGCTATATTAGCCAGATCGGCCTGCGTAACTATGCCGCCTACCTGGTAGCCATAAAACATACCTATAGGTTGCCCGGTCTGTGTAATGCTGGTTAAGTATGATCGCTCGGCGCCGGCGGTGAGGATGGTATTGTTACCACTTAAACTAAGCACCTTGTTCCGGTTTATAGAAATATTACCGCTTAGATTTAAAGTAAAATCTTTGGTGGCAATGGCCTTACCGTCAACCTGAAAATCAAATCCTTTGTTGCTAATTTTTGAATTAGAACCTAAATTGGTAAGGATGGTTGAACTTCCTGAAATGGCTGATATCGGTTGATTAAATAATAAATTGTAAGAGTGGCTCAGGTAATAATTGGCAATAATAAAGAGGCGGCCTTTAAGCAAACCTAAATCAGCACCAAAGTTATATTGTGAAGTTGATTCCCAGCCTAAATTTGCGTCTTTAATTGTACCGGCAGTAAGTGCAGAGGATAGTGACCCTGTACCAAATACCGTGTTTACAGGCGAGTTAAATACACGTTGGGTATTATAATTACCCACATTATAATTACCGCTTAAACCCCAACTTGCACGCAATTTAATGGTAGATTGGTCACCAAGCCAGCTATGATAAAATTTCTCATCAGACAGATTCCAACCCGCAGATACCGATGGAAAAGCTGCATACCTGTTATTAGACCCAAAGCGTGAAGAACCGTCTGTACGGAAAGAAGCCGATAAAAAATACTTACTGTCATAATTATAATTTACCCTTGCCAGGTATGATAATAAGGTAAAAGTATCATCGCCTGTTGGCTGTACACCTTCAATAAAACCGCTGGTGGGTGTAATTAACGTTATCTGGCTTGGAGCAGCACCAGTTATGTTAGGTATATTATCGTTCTGAAAGCCCGTACCTTGTACCGTAAGTACATTATTAGTTGTTTTTTGAGCGGTATAACCTACTAAACCATCAAAATGATTTTTGCCCAGCTGTTTGCTGTAATTTAAAGTAAGCTCACCTAACTGATCACGATAGTCAATGGTTTGTCTGACAGCTTTTGCCGCCTGTATTGATTGAGGTGAACCTGGTGGGTTTGCACCATTACTAATGTTGGTAGGTAAATAATAATTATAGTTCTCGGCATAAGTTTGCATGCCTAAGTTGGCATTGAATGTCAATCCATCCAAAATAGAATAACTGGCATGGGCATTATAGGTTGCACGGTCACCCACCCTATTTATCTTTATTAATGTTGCTGTTGCTATTGGATTTTCAATTGACTGGTAGGCGTAAGCCGTTGATTGCGCTGCAGCCACGTTTGTAGCAATACTGCCATCGGGATTGTAGGCAGGAAAGAATGGCATATATATCAAGGCCCCAAAAGCCGGGCTATGATCCCAACGACCATCCTGAGTTTCCTGATTAGTGGTTTGTGTAAATGCAATATTGGCACCTACTTGCAGCCTTTTACCTATCTGGCCATCAACATTGGCGCGCAGATTAATTTTTTTCTGTCCGGTACCCAACATAATACCAGGTTGATCCTGGTAACCTGTGCTAAAATAATAGCGGGTTCCGTTTGAACTGCCGGTGAATGACAGGTTATGGTTTTGTGTTAAAGCGTTACGGTATAACTCATCCTGCCAATCGGTGTTAACCGTTTGGTGAATCAGTGATTGCGTTTGAAAGTTGTATAGATAAGGAGGAATACTCACGGAACCGGCATTACCCACATTGGCAATACGCGTTGCGTTATTATCTGAGTACATGGCATCGTTCCAGGTATGACCGGTGGTTATCCAAAGATCATGATAAGAGTTATTACGACCATCGATTACCAGTTGAGCAAACTGATCAGAGTTTAACAAATCAACCTTTTTGGCCATTTGGTTTATCCCGGCTTGATAATCATATTCAAACTTACCTTTGCTGTCGGTTTTTGAACCGTGCTTGGTTGTGATCAACACCACCCCTCCTGCAGCTCTCGATCCATAAATAGCTGCCGATGCAGCATCTTTCAATATGCTTATTGATTCAATGTCATTAGGATTAATAAACAGGTCATTGCCGGCAGCGTAGCCGTCAATGACATACAGCGGATCAGAACTGGCATTAAAAGAGCCGACACCGCGTACAGCAATTTTGGTAGTTCCATAAGGAGCACCTGTTATTTGCGATACCTGTACGCCTGCCACCTTACCAACAAGGGCCTGGCCCGCGGTTGGCGCGGTTAAATTCAGTTCTTCTGATCTAACGCTGGCAACGGCTCCTGTAAAGTCACTTTTGCGCACTGTTTGATAACCAATGGCTACAACTTCGTTCAAAATATTGGCAGCAGGTTTTAACTTAACATGGATCGTAGTTTTGTTGTCAACAACAATTTCCTGATCTGCATAACCCACAAAAGTAAAAACCAACGTTGAACCCGGTTCAACAGTAATATTAAACCTACCATTAACATCGGTAGAGGTGCCTTTATGTGACTTTTTTTCATAAACGCTTACTCCCGGTAAGGGTAAGTCAGCTTCATCAACTACGGTACCCGATATTTTTACTGCCGCAGCCTGTTCTGTTTTTGATGGATTTTTGAGATCCAATGCGGGTTTTTCTACCCGGATCACCACATGATGATCATCTACCTGGCTAATGGTTCCTTTGTAGTTTTTTAATAACTGTTTTAATACCTCGCTTATGGTTTGATTGTTTACGCGAAGTGATACGTGTTTTTTAATATCAACAGTATTATCATATCCGATAATGAAATCTGTTTTTTGTTCAATAATGGCAAAAATATCCTTAATGGTAAGATTATCAGCTATAATTGATATACGGGTGTTGTTAATGGTTTGCCCATCGGCTGCAAAAGCAGGGACGCCTATCTGTAATAAAAATATTATTACGAGCAAAGGATGAAGTATTATTGATGTAAACTTCTTTATTAAATAAAATGGAGGACTGATTCGATAAAAATTTTGCATTTTAGAAGAATTTTTAATGATTGTAAGATCGTTTTTGAAGGCAGACACTACTTTAGTGTCTGATTTAACAGGGAATGGTGAAGCGTTCCCTGTTTTAATGAACTGGCTGCTATTTCATGCTGGTACAATTTTTTAGATTAATTAATACAATCTTATTTTTCATTTGGTAGCGTAAACCTGTAAGGCGGGTAAGTACATTTAATACCTGATCAAGAGGTTCGTTATTAAAGCTAACAGTGTAGCGTCGGCACTCTTTATTGTTTTTAAGCTTTATGGTTACATTATACCACCTTTCAAGCGTATGGGAAATCTCATCCATAGAGGCATTGTTAAAACATAGTTTATTATATTGCCAGGCAGTTAAATCAGAGGTTTGAACCTGGCTTAAGGCATGCTTGTTGCTTTGTTTATCATACACCAATTGCTGATTGTGAGTAATTGCGCCGGCAAACATTTCAGGCTTACGCCCGACACTGTTTTTTTCCACCTTTACTTTACCGCTTTCCACTGCTATTTGTATTTTTTGTTCTTCAGGGTAAGCTTTTACGTCAAATTCGGTACCCAGATCGGTAATTAGTAGCCTGGAGGAGTGGATAGTAAATGGTTTGGCAGCGTTGTGTTTTATTGAAAAAAAAGCCTCACCAGAAAGAGACACCTCTCTGCTTTTTATACCAAAGTTTGATGGAATGCGGATATGGGAGCCCGAATTAAGACTAACCCAACTGCCATCGGGTAATGAGAATCGTTTTTTTGTACCCTTTGGTGCTGCAATAATGCTGTAAGAAATTGTTGAACTTTGCTTATCAGCAGTTTGGCCATATTTAAACCATGCAATTCCAAAAGATACCAATATTAGGGCCGCTGCTGCATACAGCCATTTATAACCAAATGAATGACGTGGCTGTGCAAAAAGCATTTGATTTATTTTTTCGTCCATTGGCGAAAAAAAATCAAGATTTTCTTTTGTACTTATTTCTTCAATATCTGCCTTTTCAAAACTGGCAAACCAGTCTTCAACTATTTTGCGTTCCTGATTATTTGCTTGTCCCGATTGATACCTTTCAAATAACTTCTTAACCCTTTTGTTCACTATACCCTGCTTTTAGATAAGCTCGTGTGCAAAGGCAGTTTGTCCTTTAAGAAAAGGTTAACAATTTGTTACCTTTTAAGTATGGTTGTTAGAATCACTGAAAAAATAGCTTTAAAGCTAAGGACAATGGTAAGTATTAAAAGTTCGGGATGACTATTTCGTAAATTTAAGCGGAGGCGCTTTAAAGCCTCGGATACATTATTGCGTACTGTTTTTTCTGATATGTTGAGGATATCGGCAATCTCACCATTCTTTTTGCCTTCGTTTTTGCTTAAATTATAACAAGAACGCATGGTTTCTGGCAGTTGTACCACCAACTGATCAATATGATCAGTTAGTTCACGGGCAAATCGGTACTCTTCAGCAGAATGAGCCATTTCCTCAATTTTGCCTATGAGATAATTTTCGCCTTTAATTTGGGTATTCTTTTTCCGATAGGCTGATACTACCTGATTACGACTAAAAACGTATAAGTATAATTTAAAATCATTTAAATTACGTAACTGCTCACGATTTGTCCACAGCGTTATAAAAATATCCTGTGTAACATCTCTTGCGTCTTCCTTACTGGCGAGCCTTAAGCAAACTATATTAAAAACGAACTCTTTATACCTGTGATAAAGTTCCTGAAAAGCAGCGGTGTCACCATCGCTACATCGATTTAGTAGCAATTGTTCTGATAAATTTATATATATCATTGATTCGCTCCTGATAAACGCTACAAATTTAATACCCCTATGTAGTCAGATTATAAACTACATATTAACAAACCAATACATTGCGGGTAACATTACCAACCAATATGGATATAGTTCACATTGTTTTTTCGTGATGATGTTACAGCAATGCCCCTTTTTCCTGTACCGGTAAAGGCAAAACCTTCTAATTCATCAAGTCTTTCATTGACATCAACTGTCTTGATCACTTGTTGCTGTCCTGTTTCGATAGATTTTTTCAGATCAACGTAGGTAAATCTCCACTTTCGGCCTTCAGTTTGATTTTGAATCAGTACTAAAATACCTTTATCTGCCAGATAATATAAATTTTGCACCCAGGCGGTACAGGTAAACTTTTTAAACAATACACCCTTTTCACTTGTTTTGGAAGCTGCTTTTAGCGTTTCCGGATCATACAATCTCACCTCGTTACCGTTATTACCGTAATCGGCAGTAGCTACATACCACTTGTTGTTGTATTTTATATATTCAGGTCTTGTACCCTGAATACAGGCATCATCATCAATGGTATTTATCAAATTACCATCAAGTGTACCGGTTTTCAGTAGCCCTTTCCAATCAACACAATAAATTACAGCTTTCCATTTAGTACCTTCCTTGTTTAAACGGATAGAATTACCCATAAAAGTAGGTCCGGTTCCATTATAGGCAATACCTGTGGGATGATTGATCACATCCTGTCCATTTTGGGTAAGTTTATATTCTTTGTTGGTATAAGTAAGACTATCCCCTATCATCTTAAATTCCCGTATCATTCCCACTTCGCGGTCGCCATATAAAAATATCCTTCCGTTTTGATATGAAATACCTTGACAGGCACCTAATGAATCGATAGTTATGGAATGGGTAATAGCCATATCAACCGTTTTATTTATAAATGCGAAGAAGCCTAAGCATAGTATAGTCGTTGAAGCAAAAAATAATTTCTTCATGATCATCTTTTTATGTGTTTGAAAAATAGTTTCCCGGATAAACTGA encodes:
- a CDS encoding RNA polymerase sigma factor, with amino-acid sequence MIYINLSEQLLLNRCSDGDTAAFQELYHRYKEFVFNIVCLRLASKEDARDVTQDIFITLWTNREQLRNLNDFKLYLYVFSRNQVVSAYRKKNTQIKGENYLIGKIEEMAHSAEEYRFARELTDHIDQLVVQLPETMRSCYNLSKNEGKKNGEIADILNISEKTVRNNVSEALKRLRLNLRNSHPELLILTIVLSFKAIFSVILTTILKR